In the Helianthus annuus cultivar XRQ/B chromosome 11, HanXRQr2.0-SUNRISE, whole genome shotgun sequence genome, one interval contains:
- the LOC110888091 gene encoding LOW QUALITY PROTEIN: aspartic proteinase-like protein 2 (The sequence of the model RefSeq protein was modified relative to this genomic sequence to represent the inferred CDS: inserted 1 base in 1 codon; deleted 2 bases in 1 codon), protein MEGFLKEYNFWDVIEPTVDVVVDERKIYTALGYICQTLPDDILVQEKAAQKVAEKERLDEIAEKERLDAIVQEEQARKKEAQEAIENEEVLQAVLVSEEKERLGKEKERISLEEEEEKTVNLQEVAGKVKEFGRQHGEVAGEERDGVGKDMEEPAIAADDGQEAAPPLYYTKVQLGSPSKDYYLINTGSDVLWVGCTPCNGCPTSSSLQIPMEFYDPSSSSKSHAISFADQRCSRAVESSDSSCLNNQCTYKFKYGDGNGTSGYYVSDLMHFETIAEGSRELSSSADVVFGCSTTQMGDLTKSDRAINGILGLGQNGLSIISQLSSQGAGPDAFSHCLIGSEDGGGILVIGQIVEANMVYTPLIQLQPRYNINLQSISINGQXLSIDPSTFAISDNQGGSGTIVDSGTTLSCIYIAEDALNPFVDAITQAVSQSVQPLISKKNKGYIITSSVSDVFPPVSFNFAGDASMHLRPQDYLIQQNFVGGAEVLCISFQSIPNQGITILGGLILKDKIIVYDLGGQRIGWADYDCKFSSPFDFF, encoded by the exons ATGGAGGGATTTCTGAAAGAATATAACTTTTGGGACGTTATTGAACCTACAGTCGACGTAGTTGTAGATGAAAGGAAGATATACACTGCATTGGGGTACATATGTCAAACCCTACCGGACGACATCTTGGTACAG GAAAAAGCAGCTCAAAAAGTTGCTGAGAAAGAAAGACTGGATGAGATCGCTGAGAAAGAAAGATTGGACGCGATTGTTCAAGAAGAACAAGCACGTAAGAAAGAAGCTCAAGAAGCTATAGAGAACGAAGAAGTTTTGCAAGCTGTTTTGGTAAGTGAAGAGAAGGAACGACTGggtaaagaaaaagaaagaatttctttggaagaagaagaagagaagacgGTGAACCTTCAG GAGGTTGCCGGCAAGGTGAAGGAGTTTGGTCGCCAACATGGTGAAGTAGCTGGAGAAGAACGTGATGGGGTGGGG AAAGA TATGGAGGAGCCAGCCATTGCCGCTGATGACGGACAAGAAGCCGCCCCTCC GCTTTATTATACAAAAGTCCAGTTGGGTTCTCCTTCAAAGGACTATTATCTGATTAACACAGGAAGTGATGTGTTATGGGTTGGTTGCACACCCTGTAATGGTTGCCCTACATCAAGCAGTTTGCAA ATTCCTATGGAGTTCTATGATCCATCAAGCTCATCAAAAAGTCATGCAATTAGTTTTGCGGACCAACGGTGTTCTCGAGCGGTTGAATCGTCTGATTCGAGCTGTTTAAACAACCAATGCACTTATAAGTTCAAGTATGGAGATGGTAATGGGACTTCAGGTTATTATGTATCTGATTTAATGCATTTCGAAACAATTGCTGAAGGTTCAAGGGAATTAAGTTCTTCGGCTGATGTTGTGTTTGG TTGTAGTACAACTCAAATGGGAGATTTGACTAAATCTGACCGAGCTATTAATGGGATCTTGGGGCTTGGTCAAAACGGGTTGTCGATAATTTCACAACTTTCTTCACAAGGAGCTGGTCCTGATGCATTCTCTCATTGTCTTATTGGAAGTGAGGATGGTGGTGGTATTTTGGTTATTGGTCAAATAGTGGAGGCGAATATGGTTTATACCCCACTTATCCAATTACA GCCACGCTATAATATAAATCTGCAGAGTATTTCTATCAATGGTC CGTTGTCCATTGACCCATCGACTTTTGCGATATCAGACAACCAAGGTGGAAGTGGAACCATTGTTGATTCAGGAACAACTCTGTCATGCATT TACATTGCTGAAGATGCTCTTAACCCGTTTGTGGATGCT ATCACACAGGCGGTTTCACAGTCTGTACAGCCGCTTATTTCAAAGAAAAATAAGGGTTATATAATTACCTCCAG TGTCTCCGATGTATTCCCGCCTGTAAGCTTCAACTTTGCGGGCGATGCTTCAATGCATTTAAGACCTCAGGACTACCTTATTCAGCAAAATTTTGT GGGTGGGGCTGAGGTGTTGTGCATCAGCTTTCAGTCAATTCCAAATCAAGGAATTACTATTTTAGGAG GCCTTATTCTTAAAGACAAGATTATTGTTTATGATTTGGGTGGTCAACGGATTGGATGGGCGGATTATGACTGTAAGTTCTCTTCACCGTTTGATTTTTTCTAA